TCCACCTGTAGGAAAATCAGGTCCCTTTATATATTTCATGAGATCTTTGGTAGTAAGAGTATCATCCTGCATAAATGCAATCTCAGCATCAATAACCTCCGCAAGGTTGTGTGGAGGTGTACTGGTTGCCATACCTACTGCAATTCCCTCTGATCCGTTTATAAGAAAATTAGGAATCTTAACAGGAAGAACTGATGGTTCTCTTTCAGTCTCATCAAAGTTCGGAACAAAATCTACTACATTTTTATCAAGATCCTCCAGGAAATTCTCCTGAGTTATCTTGGAAAGTCTGGCCTCAGTATATCGCATGGCAGCGTGTGAATCGCCTTCGATGTTACCAAAGTTACCATGTCCGTCTACCAGTGGCAGGATTTTCTTGAAATCCTGAGTCATAACAACAAGACAATCATAAATTGAGCTGTCACCATGAGGGTGATATTTACCCATGGTATCGCCGACGATTCTGGCACTCTTTCTATATGGTCTGTCATAACGAAGTCCCAGCTCATACATATCGTATAAGGTTCTACGCTGAACAGGCTTAAGTCCATCTCTTACATCAGGCAGAGCACGAGCTACAATAACGCTCATGGCATAGTCTATGAAAGACTTCTGCATAATGTCAGAGTATTCGGTTTTAATAATTCTATCTTCCATTTACTTTCCCCATAAATAAATATGTGCAGTCTTTAAAGTCATATAACGCTTACCTGAGGAAAGCTGTATATGACTTAAAAGAACTTATATATCAAGCTCAGCATCTGTTGCATGCTGATGGATAAACTCTCTTCTCGGAGGTACATCTACTCCCATGAGAAGTTCTGTTATCTGTGAAGCCATCTTGGCATCTTCAATCTCAACTGCCTTGAGCATTCTTCGTTCAGGATCAAGAGTGGTCTCCCAAAGCTGCTGAGCATCCATTTCACCAAGACCTTTATATCTCTGAAGAGTAAAGTTGCCCTTATGAGTAGCTCTATACTTGGCAAGTGCAGAATCATCATACAGATATTCTTCTTTGCCTCTTGCAGGCATTGCCTTATAAAGAGGAGGCATAGCAACATACACATGCCCCTGATAGATCAGCTCAGGCATAAATCTATAGAACAGAGTCAGCAACAGAGTGGAAATATGCTCACCATCTACGTCGGCATCTGCCATGATTATGATTTTGTCATAGCGCAATTTATTGATATCAAAATCGTTACCATAGCCTTCGGAAAAACCGCATCCAAAAGCATTGATCATAGTCTTGATCTCTGCATTGGCAAGAACTTTATCAATACTGGCCTTCTCAACGTTGAGAATCTTACCTCTGATTGGAAGGATTGCCTGATAGTTTCTGTCTCTTGCCATCTTGGCACTACCACCGGCAGAATCACCCTCTACTATGAATATTTCACACTTAGAAGCATCTTTACTGATACAGTTTGCGAGCTTACCATTTGAATCAAAAGAATACTTCTGTTTGGTAAGCATGTTAGTTTTGGCTTTTTCTTCTGTTTTCCTTATTTTGGCAGCTTTTTCTGCACATCCGATTATAGCCTTAAGAGTTTCCAGATTTCTGTCAAAGAATCTGGTCATCTCATCGTTAGTAATCTTAGACACAACCTTGGCAGCATCCTGATTATCAAGCTTGGTCTTGGTCTGACCTTCAAATCTTGGATCAGGATGTTTGATAGAAATAACAGCTGTCATACCATTTCTTACATCTGTACCTGTGAAGTTATTATCTTTATCCTTGAGGATATTGAGTTCTCTGGCATACTGATTGATTATGTTGGTGAACATAGTCTTAAAGCCGGTAAGATGTGTTCCTCCCTCGGCATTATAAATGTTATTACAAAAGCCAAGCACTTCTTCATGGAACTCATTGACATACTGGAAAGCAACTTCTACCTCTACGCCTTCGCTCTCGCCGCTAAAAGAAACAACGTCGTGTACAGCTTCCTTGGATTTATTCATATCCTTGATAAATCCTGTAATTCCATCAGGCTCATGGAATTCAATATATTCTTCAACTCCCGGTCTCTTATCCTGAAAAATAATTGTAAGAGAAGGATTTAGATAAGCTGTTTCGTGAAGCCTTGACTTAATGTCATCTTCCTTAAATCTTGTTTTCTCAAAGATCGTATCATCCGGTAAAAAATTAATAGTAGTACCGGTTTCTCTTGTGCTGCCAACCGGAGTTAAAAGTCCATTTACAAGCTTGGTTGTAGGTATTCCTCTCTCGTAGGAATCCTCGTATATAAACCCATCTTTTTTGATGCGGACATTCATCCTGGTTGAAAGCGCATTAACAACTGATGAACCAACACCATGCAATCCACCACTTGTTTTATAAGCATTATTATCAAATTTACCACCGGCATGAAGCATAGTCAGAACAACACGCTCAGCTGTAATACCCTTAGCGTGCATGCCTACAGGAATACCTCTACCGTTATCTTCTACAGTTGCTGAACCATCAGCTTCAAGAGTCACATGGATTTGTGTGCAGAAACCTGCAAGATGCTCATCCACTGCATTATCAACTATCTCATAAACCAGATGGTTGAGACCACGAGTGGTAACACTTCCAATGTACATACCAGGACGCTTTCTTACTGCCTCGAGCCCTTCTAGTACGGTAATACTGGAAGCATCATATTGTTCAAATGAAGCCATGTTAAAAACCCCTTTTTCAAAACTTTTTACATACAAATTATCAGTTCATCAGAAATGAACTTTTTTAGTAACTGTAACAGCCAGAGCGCCTGGCCCGATGTGACATGCTACAGAAAGAGAAAGCGGATCCATGTGTATTTCTACACCGGGGAAAGCTTCCTCAAGCTCTTTTTTCCAGGCATTAGCTGAATCAAGATCCTTGGTATAAGCACAAGCTAGCCAGAAGTCTTTATTATCCCAGCCGCCAAATCTGTTCTCTATATCTGTCTTAATAGCATTTATCATAATGTTCTTGCCCTGAGAGCTTGTTCTGGCCTTGGCAAAAGCATCAAGCTTCTCACCCTGAATTTGAAGAACAGGCTTGAGCCTTAAAAGAGTACCAAGCGCTGCTGCAGCAGGAGTTATTCTGCCGCCTTTTTTGAGGTAGTACAGAGTATCTAGCATAATATAAATACTGGATTCAAATTTATTATCCATTAGTTTCTGAACGATTTCTTCAGCTGACAATCCTGCCTCAGCCATAGCCTTGGCATCAAGAGCAGACTGTCTCTGAGTAACAGAGATACGCTGATTATCTACTACAAAAACTTTTCCTTCATATTCTTCATTAGCAATCATCATTGCACTCTGACAAGAACCGGATAATCCGCTGCTCATTGGGATATAGATAATCTGGTCATATTCTTCAAGCACCTTATCCCAAAGTGTCATAAGCGAATCAGGTGAAGGCTGGCTTGTAGAAACGCCTGCATCCTCAGCCAATTTGTCATAAAACTGCTCCTGAGATAAATTAATATCTTCAAAAAAATCCTCGTTATTGATTGTAAAAGGCATAGGAACTACAAAAATACCCAGTTCCTGTCCTTGAGACTGCGTGATACCACTATTACTGTCAGTTACTACTGCTATCTTAGACATGTTATCCCCTGTCCCGGCAAATTGCCGATACTACTCCTATTTTCATAATCAACTAAAAATATCTTACTTTTATAAAGTTGCAAAGTCAACCAAATTTGCAGATTTTGTGGCTATTTTATCTCTAAGTACACTATATTGTGTAGATAATAGTTCGGGATCTTCTGATAGAATTCTATCAGCATCCATTGCTGATTCTTTTACCAGGTCAGAATCATGATAAATATCGCCAAGTCTGAAATTAAGGTCTCCACTTTGTCTGACGCCAAACAGATCCCCCGGCCCTCGCTGCCTCAAATCCTCCTCTGCAATCTTGAATCCGTCATTTGTCTTATTCATAATATCAAGACGCTTTTTGGCATCATCACTTTCTGAAGTATTCAAAAAGATACAATATGACTGATATTTACCTCTGCCTACTCTTCCTCTTAGCTGGTGAAGCTGTGAAAGGCCAAACCTTTCAGCATTTTCAATCATCATCACTGTTGCATTTGGAACATTTATTCCAACTTCAATTACAGTAGTTGAAACAAGAACATCTATATCTTTTCTGGCAAAAGCCTCCATGATTTCATCCTTCTGTGCAGGTTTCATCTTGCCATGAAGCATAGCAACACTAATATCAGGTGGAAGATTCTGCCTAAGAGTCTCTGTATAGTCAACAACATTTGTAACGCCATCCATTTCGCCTTCTTCTATCATCGGACAGATTACATAGGCTTGTCTTCCCGCTTCAACCTGATCCTTAATAAACTTGTAGGCAGTAGGCCTGTATTCGGTTCCAACAACACAATTCTTGATAGGCAGCCTTCCACCAGGAAGTTCATTTATCACAGAAATGTGAAGATCACCGTACAAAATGATAGCAAGAGTCCTTGGAATCGGTGTTGCACTCATTGCAAGCACGTGTGTATTTAGTCCTTTACCTGCAAGTGCTTCTCTTTGTCTGACTCCAAATCTGTGTTGCTCATCTGTTACGACAAGTGCCAGATTTTTATAGCTCACTTTTTCCTGTATAAGCGCATTTGTTCCTATTATGCAATTTGCTTCGCCTTCACTTATAAGCCTTTGAGCTTCCTTTTTGTCTTTGGCAGAAAGAGCTCCTGTTAAAAGAATTGGCTTCAAATGCTGTATGTTATATTTGTCTATAAGTTCCTTGAAATTCTCAAAATGTTGCGCTGCCAGTACTTCTGTAGGAGCCATAAGAGCCCCCTGGTACCCGTTAGCAGCAGTTGTTAAAAGAGCCAGCATGGCAATAACCGTTTTGCCGGATCCAACATCCCCCTGGATAAGCCTGTTCATAACAGAAGGCCCCTGCAGATCATTTTGAATATCTTTCCAAGCAAGGGACTGAGCATTTGTAAGTTTATATGGCAAAACCTCTAACAGCCTTTTTGTCTCAGATACTTCAACCATCGGAAAAGAATTGGATATTTCTTCCTGCGTCATCTTAAGGAGGCGTAGTTTAAGAACAAATAAAAGAAACTCATCATAAGCAAGTCTTCTTCTGGCTTCTTCAAGCTTTTTATCATTTTCCGGAAAATGAATACTCCTTGCAGCTTCTGAATAACCTATAAGAGACAGTCTATCAAGTATTGTTTGAGGCACAAATTCCTCAAGCTTACCAATATTTAAAAAAGCCTGTTCAACTGCTTTGATCACTATATTATTAGTAAGACCTTTTACTAGCGGATATCTTGGCATAAGTCTGCCTACAAGAGAAGCATATTCTTCCTGAGAATACATCTTGGGCTGATCCATGGTATAAAAAGATCCTTTTTTCTGGACCATTCCTCTAAAAATATGAGTAGTACCGCTTTTTAGAGAAGATGCAAGATAAGGAGCATTAAAATACGTCATCTTAATTTTGCCAGTCTGGTCTGCAGCTTCAAAAGCTATGATTGACAGGTTTCTGACTCTTCGTTTAATAATGCTTCCGATTATTGTAAGCTTAACAGAATTGATCTGGCCAGGTCTTACATCTGATGCTCTTACAGGTATCTCATAACCGTCATAGCACCTTGGATAATAAGATAAAAGATCTCCAACTGTCCTGACACCACATTTTTCAAATAACTTGGCGGTTTTCTCTCCGATACCTTTTAAGTTTATGACATTTTCGTCCAGTTCTCTGCTTCCCAAAATAAGTACTCCTAAAAATATGTCGTTTGTATAATAAGTCTTAAAAAGAAAAAATCGGGCCTAAAACTAGACCCGACTTTATTATCGCATATTTTATTCAGCTGAAACAATATAATAATAAATTGGCTGACCACCAAACTGAAGCTCTACGTCACACTGAGGGAACTTCTCGCTTACTCTGTTCCTAAGCTCGTCAGCATCCTTCTCATCAACATCGCTTCCGTAATAAATGCTGATAAGCTCAAGATCATCATTCATCATCTTACCAAGCATATCAAAGGTTACGTCAGCAATTTCTCCGCCAACAGCAAGGATTCCAGCATCACCGATTCCCATGTAATCACCCTGCTTGATCTCTACATCATCAATCTTGGTGTCTCTGACAGCATATGTTACTTCACCGGTATTAACAGTCGAAAGTGACTCTGTCATAGATGCTACTACTTCCTCAACAGGAGTTTCAGGAACATAATTGATAATTGCTGTAATTCCCTGAGGAACAGTCTTGGAAGGTACTACTACAATCTTCTTGCCATCTGTGTTGTCCTCAGACATAATAGCTGCCTGATTAGCTGCAAGGATTATGTTCTTATTATTAGGAAGAACAATAACTGTATCGGCATTAACCTTATCTACTGCATCAAGGATATCTGCAGTACTAGGGTTCATAGTCTGGCCACCTTCAATTACATAATCTACTCCAAGACCTCTAAAGATCTCTGCAAGACCTGAACCTGCACATACAGTTACAAATCCAATCTCTTTGCGAGGTTCTGCAGGAGCAGCTTTCTTGCCAGCTAAATCAACTGTTTTTCCAAGAGGAATATCGTCGTCCTTGGAATATGTAGGTGTAAGTTCTGCAGCGCCATTGATCTCTGTTTTGATCTCTGCCCATGAACCATCATTATTCTCATGGAAGAGCTTCTCTCTATGTTCCATTCTCATGTTGTCAATCTTCATATTGGAAAGCTGGCCATACATAAGCGCTCTCTGAATAGCAAGACCAGGGTCATTAGAATGAACATGAACCTTACAGATTTCATCATCTGCTACTAAAACAATACTATCACCAATGGATTCAAGGAATCCCTTGAAATCGATTTCCTGTTTAACATTAAGTGGCTTATTGAGAAGAACAATAAACTCTGTGCAATAGCCGAACTTGATATCTTCCTCTTTGGCTTCTGCCTTAGTTCTTGCACCTGGTGTTACTTGTTCCTCAGAAATAGAAAGATCTATCTCTTTGCCAAGGAAGCCATCAAGTGCTCCCTTGAGAACCTGCATAAGTCCCTGGCCGCCTGAGTCAACAACTCCAGCCTGTTTAAGCACAGGAAGCATATCAGGAGTCTTGGAAAGAACCTCATCTGCATACTTAATAACTTCTGATGCAAACTTCTCTATATCCTGAACACCTTCAGAAGAAAGCTCACGCGCCTTCTCAGCTGCGCCCTTAGCTACTGTAAGAATTGTTCCTTCCTTGGGTTTCATAACAGCCTTGTATGCAGTCTCTACTGCCTTATCAAAGGCATCAGCAAGGATTTTGACATCAACTTCGTCATGAGCCTTGACAACCTTGGTAAATCCACGGAGAAGCTGAGACAAGATAACTCCGGAGTTACCTCTTGCTCCTCTAAGTGAGCCGGAAGAAATAGCTTTACAAATTGCCTCCATATTGGCAGCATCACCAAGATTACTAACTTCCTTGGCTGCAGACATTATGGTCATTGTCATATTTGTACCGGTATCTCCATCAGGAACAGGGAATACATTAAGTTCATTGATCCATTCCTTTTTAGCCTCAAGGTTCTTGGCACCGGTCAAAAACATTTTTGACAGCATCTTAGCGTCAATAGCATTGTTACTCAAAATAAAAATCCTCCTAGAACTTGCAATCGAATTAGTCTATTACACGGACGCCTTCAATGTAGATGTTGATCTTCTCGATTTCAAGCCCCGTAAATTCCTCTACTTTATATTTAACTGTACTGATAAGATTTTCTGATACAGCAGAAATACTAACTCCATAAGCTACTATAACATGGAAGTCAAGCTTAAGCTTATTACTCTCGTCAAGAGTAACATTTATACCTCTTGTCATAGAATCAAGCTTGAGCAGGCTGACAAGTCCATCCTTGACATTAACATTAGCCATTCCAACGATGCCAAAGCACTCCATGGCAACAGCGCCTGCGTACTGGGCAATAACTTCATTATCAATAGAAATATTTCCCATATGCGTATTCACTATAGAAGCCTTCATATAATTCCTCCTTAATAATGCCATTTTTTCGCATACATATAGTATTATAATAGCAGTTTTATAAAAAAACCACCATATTTTTTGAAATATTTGCTTGCAATTATATTTACTTTCTGCTAATATATCAATGTTGCGGATACAGCGCACGTATTAGATTTAAACATTACATGGCTTATAAGGAGGTGTCAAAATGGCTAAATGTGATATTTGTGGCAAGGGCGTTCATTTCGGAAACAACGTAAGCCATTCTCATAGAAGATCTAATAGAGTTTGGAAGTCAAACGTTCAGCACGTTGCTTGTAAGGTTAATGGCTCTACTAAGAGAATGCACGTTTGTTCAAGCTGCCTTAGATCAAACAAAGTAGAAAGAGCTTGAGTTTAAACTGAAGTCAAAAATTACCACCTGAGTAATCAGGTGGTTTTTTGTTGTTCAACAAGAATTTGTTCCGCATTTACTAATCATACTGTAAATGCAAACAGCGCGAGTTTAGATATGATCAGTTCTCTCACAATAATTCCAAGTCTTATCTTCTCTTCCGGAGAAATCTTGGATAATTGTTCAATGGTATAAACCTTTTCTTTAAATCCCCTGCTATGATCCTCCGGCTTTTTATACTGAGATACGCGAATTCTGGCTTTTAGCTGCTTATATATCCTGTAATCATATTTTTGAGTATCCAGATAGAATAAGTGGCTCTCAAGCGTAGTATCATAATCAACATCATCTTTTATGTACTTGGTTATGATTGTTTTGAATTTGAAAGGGACCATTTCATTATTTAAGAGCTCGTTATAATTATAGCAAGCTCCAAAATAATACCTTTCTATATCCTGCATGTAATACTTAAAATCGTCTTCATTAACTATATTATTCATTCTGTGTTTTCTTTTTTTCGCCACTTTCAAGATCTTCAATGTTGTCACCGCTAAATTTGATGGCACTTCTGATTTTGTCTTCGTCCCATCCGGTTTCATCCATTAGTTCCTTGACAGTAACCTTTCTCCTAAGATCCTGCGCCAGTTCACTTGCCTTGTCAGCAACTTCCTGAACAAGCTTAAGCACTTTCTGTTCTCCTGCATCTTCTGCAAGATTGCTCTCAATAACTGCTTCCATCGCATCAAGCATCAGCTTGTACAAAAAACCTTCAACTTCCTCGGGTTCTCCAACAGCATCGAGCATAGTCACGCCTTTAGTAAGAGCAAAATTTCCCTCTCCTATTAAGTCTTCAAGATATACTCCCTGTTCTGTGTACATTCTGGCTACATCAACAACAAGAGGCAAAAAACATTCGATCAACTTACTCTGAGCCTCTTTATCACCGGATATTGCAGACATCTCTATAGCTCTTTTCTCTCCATCAGTATATTCAGGAAGTTCTTTGAGGCTTTCCAAATAATCATTAAGATAATTGGTCTCTTCATCCGTTAATTCTTCATCAGTAAAAACAGCTTCTTCATCAAGGCCAATCTTGTGTTCCTTCAAATAATCAAACACCATTTCAAACTGCTTATCATCAAGGTCAAGCTCTGAAAAAGCAGATCTGACTTCTTCACTGGTGATCATATTCTTGTTTTCTCTGGCAGTTCTTGTAACAAGTTTGAGTATTTCCGCAAACTCTTTTTCTTTATTGTCTATATTTCCCATGATACTCCTTTATTTAACATGCTGATGCGTAAAAAGGTGATCCTGACAGTACTCGTAGTTGCCATTACACTTAGAACAGAATCTGAACTCAAGATTCGGATTAGTCTCCTCTGTCCTGCCACATACAGCACATTTATGTCTTGTAACTCCTTTTGGAGTCATCCTTGCATTCCTTTGAAAATCAGCTCTTCTCTTTACTTCCTTGGGTTTAAATCTTGTCAACTTACCAAGCTGTAAATAGAAAAGAAGTAAATTAAGAAGCTGTGATCCAATAGCAAAGAAAATACCAAAATTAGCAATTCTAAGACCTGAGATTCCTTCCCAGACAAGCAGAACACCATATGCAATACCCATGTACTTAACCTTGATAGGTATTATAAACATTAGTAAAACCTGCACATCAGGATAAAGAATCGCAAAGGCAAGAAATACTACCTGCTGGATATAATAAACATTAAAATAGGATGAGGTGACAGCCATAATACGCGCAACCTCATCAGGCGCGATAACATAATAAATACCATAAGCAAGAAAAGCACCTATGATCATCAATATAAATCCGCTAAAAATGAACAGATTATATCTAAATGTCCCTATGGTACGTTCCATATTGGAACCGACAAAGTAGTAGAAAATAAGTGTGATTATAACCAAAAAACTAACAGCTGTCGGTGGAATAATAAGCCATGAAAAAAGTCTCCACACCTGTCCATGAAGAATCCTCTCAGGATTAAGCGAAAGATAATATGTAAGATTCATACTTGAGGGAGCAAATCCAACAAGTACATAACCAATTGCATAAAGAGCAACAATATACATGGAAAGATTTGGAATAGCGTACTTTCCAAATCTTCTCTCAAGGTCATTTATTAACTTATTCATCAGATTGATACCTCGTTAAGATTTCTGAAGACATCAGCTGTTACAGCAACAATTGGAATGCTGGCCTTATCTGATTCATCAAGATTGCGGATCTGTCTGCACACTTCATAGCCTTCAGTATTAGGTGCCTGAATATCAATCAAAACGCAATCAAAATATCCGGCCGGAGCTGCATTTATTATATCAACAGCCTCCGTTCCATCGGTTGCTATCTGAACTTCGAAACCTACTCTCTTCATTATTTTGGCAGCAGAAACCTGGATATCTTTGAGCCTGTCAACAATCAAGACTCTGCTACCCTTAAAATTATACCTGTTAATTGTGTCATTTATGTTTTTATCTGATGAATTTTTAAGGTCATTAATAAACTGTCTGAAATTTACATTCTGGTTATGCCCCAAAAATCGTCCATTTTCAACATTACTAAGATCGTTTATATCATCAATCAGCCACAGTAAATGCTCGCAGGATTTATTTACTCTTCCAAGAAAAGCAACTGCATTTTCTTCTTCAACATGCTGATATGCCATATTTACATTTGAAACAATTCCCTCAACTGAATTATGCATATCCTCAGATAGTTTAGTCAGGAAATGTGTTTTGGAATTATTAGCATCTTCCATAACGCTTCTTGCAGCCTCTTTTTCTCTGATTGTCAAAGCTGCTCTGTTTTTATCTCTTAGGAACAGGATCAGTAACAGTATTACAATAATAGTGGCCATAATAGTGATAATCCATAGATTATCAACAATTCCGTCTATTACCGAGTAATGATATAGTTTGACCGAATATTGGTATGCAAGGTTAGTCGCAAAATCCTGGCCCACAATATCAATGCCACGATTAAACAGCTTTAGAAGCCCCTCATTACCTATTCGCACACCAAAGCACCTGTTATCACTGTAACTGAGCTGCCTGAAAGACAGATTTCTGTATGCTCTGTTTTTGAGTATATCATTTGTCCTAAGACCGTTAAGTGTAGTACATTTAGCATTTCCGGTTGCAACAGCGTTAAGACACGCTTCAGTTGAAGGGTAAAAAGACACTGTAGCATCAGGATAGTGAAGCTTAATGTAGTAATACTGCATTCTGTTGTTCTCATTGACAGCAAAATCTGTATTAGAAGAACTAACATATTTACCACTATATATAAGGTTTGTAATCGAAGACGACACAGGATTGGACAAATTCAATCCATCTTCCTCTGAATAAAAGAGCCCGCCACCAACAGGAAATGCAACATCAATGTTATTGTCAGTTAGCGCCAGAGTCATATCGTCATAACTATCAAATCCTATATATGAGACATTAAGACTGTTTATCCCCAAAGTATTGAGAATTTCAGGAACTATATCAGTTACTATACCTTCAACATTTCCATCTTTATTTGTATTGCTGTATGGAAGATAATTATTAAGATACCCTATTCTGAGTTCATGGTTATTACGGAGCCATTCTTTCTCTCTTTGTGTAAACGCCCTGCTTGATAAGCTCATGGCAAAATACTTCTCTCTGAGAAGGCTCACATAATTAGGGTCTTCAATATAGAGCTGTTCCTGTGCATCGTTAAGTTCACTTAATAAATCCGGCCTGTCTTTGTTTACACACAGATAGTAATCTGAAGATCCAAAAGCTGTAAGAATTTCAGCATGATTTCTTCCATAGGTACCATCTGTTTCAGCAGCCATCAGGTCTATTTCTTTTTTATCAAAAGCTGAAAACAAAGCTTCATAGTCATTAAATACAATAACATTAGCTTCTACGTGATTGGTGCTAAGGTACTCACGAAGGGCGTCAAGAATAGCACTATCAAGAACACCAATTTTTTTACCATTTAGAGTTGTCATCATGGTAGTAATATTATTGTCAGACTCATGCTTAACAAGACTGTAATTCTCAGCTCCCATTGGTCTGTCAGGATAAAGGATCAATCCCTGTCGATCATCGGTATAAGCTAGTCCCGCTACAACATCAACTTCACCTTTTAAGAGCATGTCGTAAACTTCAACAAAACTTCCGTAGACATAATCATACTCCCATCCAGTATACTCAGTGAGCTTACGATAATACTCATATGCATAGCCATTCTTGACGGCGTTTTCCGAAGCGCCATCTTCAAATACTTCGTTTTCATAATAACCTACTCGAACTTTTTCAGGTTCTGATGCAGTATTTGCATAAACTGTTTGTGAGGAAAAAATCAGACCAGAAATTATAGATATAAATATGAACAGAAATAAAAACCTTGTTTTCCTAATCATAAAAGAACCACCCCATAAAACATATATACCTATATGATAGCATAAAAGCACATTATCTTGTGTAAAATTTTATTTCAATTCATAATAGAATTAAATTTTGCACAATATATTTTCGATTGATTTTTGTGCACCTCTGCATTATAATCATATAGATTGTCTTTTACAACATTAATTTAGAAGAAAGGCAGTCAAAATGTTATTCATGAGGTGATTTTCAATAATGATTTCCAAAGATTACACACTTGGTATTGATATTGGTTCCACTACGGTCAAGATTGCACTTCTGGACTCTGAGCATAATATTGTTTTTTCAGATTACAAGAGACATTTTGCCAATATACAGGAAACTCTTTCCGACTTATTACAGGAAGCAGTCAAGGTTAGCGGCAATGTCACTCTTCATCCTGTTATAACAGGTTCAGGCGGTCTGACTCTTGCCAAGCATCTGGAAGTTCCTTTTGTTCAGGAAGTAATCGCTGTATCTACTTCCCTCAAAGAACTTGCTCCCAAAACTGATGTTGCCATTGAGCTTGGCGGTGAAGATGCCAAGATCATTTATTTTGAAGGTGGCAACGTGGAACAGCGTATGAATGGTATCTGTGCCGGAGGTACCGGTTCATTTATCGATCAGATGGCTGCTCTTTTACAGACAGATGCATCAGGTCTTAATGAATATGCCAGAAATTATAATTCACTATACACAATAGCTGCCAGGTGCGGTGTATTTGCCAAATCTGATATACAGCCTCTTA
The sequence above is a segment of the Butyrivibrio proteoclasticus B316 genome. Coding sequences within it:
- a CDS encoding DNA gyrase/topoisomerase IV subunit B, with the translated sequence MASFEQYDASSITVLEGLEAVRKRPGMYIGSVTTRGLNHLVYEIVDNAVDEHLAGFCTQIHVTLEADGSATVEDNGRGIPVGMHAKGITAERVVLTMLHAGGKFDNNAYKTSGGLHGVGSSVVNALSTRMNVRIKKDGFIYEDSYERGIPTTKLVNGLLTPVGSTRETGTTINFLPDDTIFEKTRFKEDDIKSRLHETAYLNPSLTIIFQDKRPGVEEYIEFHEPDGITGFIKDMNKSKEAVHDVVSFSGESEGVEVEVAFQYVNEFHEEVLGFCNNIYNAEGGTHLTGFKTMFTNIINQYARELNILKDKDNNFTGTDVRNGMTAVISIKHPDPRFEGQTKTKLDNQDAAKVVSKITNDEMTRFFDRNLETLKAIIGCAEKAAKIRKTEEKAKTNMLTKQKYSFDSNGKLANCISKDASKCEIFIVEGDSAGGSAKMARDRNYQAILPIRGKILNVEKASIDKVLANAEIKTMINAFGCGFSEGYGNDFDINKLRYDKIIIMADADVDGEHISTLLLTLFYRFMPELIYQGHVYVAMPPLYKAMPARGKEEYLYDDSALAKYRATHKGNFTLQRYKGLGEMDAQQLWETTLDPERRMLKAVEIEDAKMASQITELLMGVDVPPRREFIHQHATDAELDI
- the recG gene encoding ATP-dependent DNA helicase RecG translates to MGSRELDENVINLKGIGEKTAKLFEKCGVRTVGDLLSYYPRCYDGYEIPVRASDVRPGQINSVKLTIIGSIIKRRVRNLSIIAFEAADQTGKIKMTYFNAPYLASSLKSGTTHIFRGMVQKKGSFYTMDQPKMYSQEEYASLVGRLMPRYPLVKGLTNNIVIKAVEQAFLNIGKLEEFVPQTILDRLSLIGYSEAARSIHFPENDKKLEEARRRLAYDEFLLFVLKLRLLKMTQEEISNSFPMVEVSETKRLLEVLPYKLTNAQSLAWKDIQNDLQGPSVMNRLIQGDVGSGKTVIAMLALLTTAANGYQGALMAPTEVLAAQHFENFKELIDKYNIQHLKPILLTGALSAKDKKEAQRLISEGEANCIIGTNALIQEKVSYKNLALVVTDEQHRFGVRQREALAGKGLNTHVLAMSATPIPRTLAIILYGDLHISVINELPGGRLPIKNCVVGTEYRPTAYKFIKDQVEAGRQAYVICPMIEEGEMDGVTNVVDYTETLRQNLPPDISVAMLHGKMKPAQKDEIMEAFARKDIDVLVSTTVIEVGINVPNATVMMIENAERFGLSQLHQLRGRVGRGKYQSYCIFLNTSESDDAKKRLDIMNKTNDGFKIAEEDLRQRGPGDLFGVRQSGDLNFRLGDIYHDSDLVKESAMDADRILSEDPELLSTQYSVLRDKIATKSANLVDFATL
- a CDS encoding DegV family protein, with protein sequence MSKIAVVTDSNSGITQSQGQELGIFVVPMPFTINNEDFFEDINLSQEQFYDKLAEDAGVSTSQPSPDSLMTLWDKVLEEYDQIIYIPMSSGLSGSCQSAMMIANEEYEGKVFVVDNQRISVTQRQSALDAKAMAEAGLSAEEIVQKLMDNKFESSIYIMLDTLYYLKKGGRITPAAAALGTLLRLKPVLQIQGEKLDAFAKARTSSQGKNIMINAIKTDIENRFGGWDNKDFWLACAYTKDLDSANAWKKELEEAFPGVEIHMDPLSLSVACHIGPGALAVTVTKKVHF
- a CDS encoding DAK2 domain-containing protein, whose product is MSNNAIDAKMLSKMFLTGAKNLEAKKEWINELNVFPVPDGDTGTNMTMTIMSAAKEVSNLGDAANMEAICKAISSGSLRGARGNSGVILSQLLRGFTKVVKAHDEVDVKILADAFDKAVETAYKAVMKPKEGTILTVAKGAAEKARELSSEGVQDIEKFASEVIKYADEVLSKTPDMLPVLKQAGVVDSGGQGLMQVLKGALDGFLGKEIDLSISEEQVTPGARTKAEAKEEDIKFGYCTEFIVLLNKPLNVKQEIDFKGFLESIGDSIVLVADDEICKVHVHSNDPGLAIQRALMYGQLSNMKIDNMRMEHREKLFHENNDGSWAEIKTEINGAAELTPTYSKDDDIPLGKTVDLAGKKAAPAEPRKEIGFVTVCAGSGLAEIFRGLGVDYVIEGGQTMNPSTADILDAVDKVNADTVIVLPNNKNIILAANQAAIMSEDNTDGKKIVVVPSKTVPQGITAIINYVPETPVEEVVASMTESLSTVNTGEVTYAVRDTKIDDVEIKQGDYMGIGDAGILAVGGEIADVTFDMLGKMMNDDLELISIYYGSDVDEKDADELRNRVSEKFPQCDVELQFGGQPIYYYIVSAE